From Coregonus clupeaformis isolate EN_2021a unplaced genomic scaffold, ASM2061545v1 scaf0112, whole genome shotgun sequence:
agactcctctttctctctccctccatctccctgtttttctgtctcttcatctctttctctttttccatctgtctctgtctttctctcagaTCTGAGTCTCTTGCACATTCTCCTTGGAGCCACTCTTGAAGAGCAGAGGCTCGATCTGAGGGTTCTGGCCTTTCCCCAAGAGCCCCTTCAGAGAGCTGTGGATGCCCAGCTGGGGCAGGGGCACGGGGGAGGGCAGCGAGCCACCCGTGGGGGTGCCTCCGCTGGTGGAGGTGGGTCCCTGTGCGCAGGAGTTGGGGGTGCTCTGGGTCTGGgagcagggggagagggagagggagggattgttgttgttgttgaggccCATGCCCAGGCCCATCATGTTGTTGTTGAAGTGGTGTGCCTTGTAGTAGTGGTTGAGGTGCTCCTGTCTGGCCAGGTTGGGCAGGTTGACCATCTCCGGGTGGTGCATCCTCAGGCTCtgccctcctcctactcctcccccTCCGCCTCCATCCCGAGAGATGGTGCCTCCCCCCGAGATGCCGCTCCCGCGTCCGCCGGCACCGGCGCCAATCTCGTCCTCCACGTTGATGATTTCGATGGCGCGGGCGGGGCCGTGGTGCTTGTGCAGCTGGTGCTGCTTCCTCAGCTTGTAGAAGACCACCAGCATCACGGCCGCCATGAAGGTGATGGCCACGAAGCAGCCAATGATGATCTTGGTGGTCTTCATCACGTCGTCAAGGCCAGAGTAGCCCGTCTCGGCAGTGATGGACACAGTAAAGGTGGGCCGGGTGGCCCGGGACGAGGACAAGGACCAGGCTGACAGGGAGGAGGCGGTGGTAGGGACCCCCCCCCTCCACTGGTGGCCAGATGGGGTAATGACGTATGACTCGTTGTGGCTGTTCATGACACCCGCGTAGACTGTCGGGCCCTCGTTGGGCTCCACCGTCTCCACGGTGACAGTAGTGAAGTAGCTGACGCCAACGTCGGCAGCAGTGACGTTGAGCACGGCGGTTGCTGTGGTGTTGCCAGCCGAGTTGGTCACCATGCAGGTGTACTGACCCGTGTCCCTCAGCGTGACGTTGGTAAAGTTGAGCGTACCGTCGTGCAGGACGGAGATCCGGACCCGGTAGGAGCCGTGGGTCATCAGGGTGCCGTTGGGCGTGAGCCAGTTGACCGAGGTCATGGTGGTGCCCGTGCGACACTTCAGCTCTGCAGCCATGCCCTCGGTAACGTTGAGGTCGGTGGGCGGCTCCACGATGACGGGAGCGTAGCAGGTGAAGTGGCTCTGGTCCAGCTCCCCGATGTACCTGCCCTTCAGGCCTGGGGGAGCGTGGCAGCGGGCGCAGCATGTGGTGTTACTGGGCACTGTCTCCTTTAGCCACCAGCTGAGCCACAGCACGTCACAGTTGCACACCCAGGGGTTGTGGTTGAGGTGCACCCGCTCCAGCTGGTGCAGTGGAGTGAAGAGGTCATGGGGCAGCGAGTGCAGGGAGTTGTGGGAAAGGTTGAGCTCCTccaggttcttcaggtcgtcgAAGGCGTTGCGCTCGATGACCTTCACTTGCGAGTGCATGAGCCACAGTTTACGGAGCGACACCAGGCCCTGGAAAGAGCCAGGCCGGATGATCTCCAGACGGTTCCCAGACAGCTCCAGCTCCTCCAGACGCACCAGGGCCGTCAGGTTGGGGATGTCCTTCAGACCACACATGCCCAGGTTCAGGTAGCGCAGGTTGACCAGGCCCACGAAGGCGGCGTCTGAGATGTAGTCCAGCTTCTTGAGCTCTCCCAGGTCCAGGCGGCGTAGCGAGGGCACGCGGTGGAAGGCGTAGCCCGGCAGCGTCTCGATGGGGTTGTTCCGTAGCCACAGCTCCCGCAGCTTGCTGAGGTACTCGAAGGCCTGTGAGGGGACCAGAGTGAGGCGGTTGTCGAACAGCTCCAGCGTGTTGAGGTTGGGCAGGCCATTGAATGCTCCCACCTCAATCTGACTGATTTTGTTCTTAGACAGCTGCAGGATCTCAAGGTGCCTCAAGTGCTTGAAGGTGTCTGACTTGATAACctggtggggagagaggaagagggagaatgtTAATATCTCACACCATAAAGAGTGACTAGACTGTGTAAACAGGGTGAAGATCCAGTGGCTGGGACAGCTGGGTAGTGTGAAAGCAATAGCACAGGTGTGAATGCAGAGACACTATCGGAACTCAAATCTTACAGCGAAAGAAAACAAAAACTTAAAATCACTGATATGAGCCAAA
This genomic window contains:
- the LOC121568913 gene encoding leucine-rich repeat-containing protein 4B-like, which codes for MRITTVTCLPCPSPLLLLLVQLLLRVLLPGPEFVGAASPCPTHCSCSNQASRVICTRQSLDGVPESISVNTRYLNLQENSIEVIKSDTFKHLRHLEILQLSKNKISQIEVGAFNGLPNLNTLELFDNRLTLVPSQAFEYLSKLRELWLRNNPIETLPGYAFHRVPSLRRLDLGELKKLDYISDAAFVGLVNLRYLNLGMCGLKDIPNLTALVRLEELELSGNRLEIIRPGSFQGLVSLRKLWLMHSQVKVIERNAFDDLKNLEELNLSHNSLHSLPHDLFTPLHQLERVHLNHNPWVCNCDVLWLSWWLKETVPSNTTCCARCHAPPGLKGRYIGELDQSHFTCYAPVIVEPPTDLNVTEGMAAELKCRTGTTMTSVNWLTPNGTLMTHGSYRVRISVLHDGTLNFTNVTLRDTGQYTCMVTNSAGNTTATAVLNVTAADVGVSYFTTVTVETVEPNEGPTVYAGVMNSHNESYVITPSGHQWRGGVPTTASSLSAWSLSSSRATRPTFTVSITAETGYSGLDDVMKTTKIIIGCFVAITFMAAVMLVVFYKLRKQHQLHKHHGPARAIEIINVEDEIGAGAGGRGSGISGGGTISRDGGGGGGVGGGQSLRMHHPEMVNLPNLARQEHLNHYYKAHHFNNNMMGLGMGLNNNNNPSLSLSPCSQTQSTPNSCAQGPTSTSGGTPTGGSLPSPVPLPQLGIHSSLKGLLGKGQNPQIEPLLFKSGSKENVQETQI